From the genome of Trichoplusia ni isolate ovarian cell line Hi5 unplaced genomic scaffold, tn1 tig00002950, whole genome shotgun sequence:
ATTATCTCCTCAATAGCAGGATTAAGAAGACAGGTGTCAAAGAACTTATAATGAGTTTGTTTGAAACCTATGtgggataagcatttgtgtgtgcTGAATATTCCTCGCAACTTTTGCTTTTTATTGATTCGAATGTTATGAAACTTTGTACGTAAAGGTTTAATTCATTACCGTGGGAGTTGCTGAGATATGTTTACGTTGtaaaaatacgaatatttttctttatatcgTATCGTATACGACCGTTACTACGCCAAACCTAAGTTCAAAATTCCATTCCTTAGCAGCAGGCCTAGTTCTTTTCAATCAGGTACATAATATGAGACAGAAATAAACATGACagatcaacaataaaataacctCAAACAGTAACGTTAACAATCATAAATATAGAGACCAGGTAAACGCTCAGAAAAAGCAAAAAGGGAAGTTATTAATTACAATCTCTTTTTAAGTACCCAACGTGACCCAAATATAGCCCCAAAACGAATGTttgcatacaaaaataaaacaaaaatcctgttttttttttgaaatcacGCGAACGGAATATGTAGCAATTAAGTTCTGGCGCCGCGTAACCTCAATATGTTTCCTTTATTGATATTCAATCTATTCGAGGGTAGgtagcaattatttttttgtttcattttgacCGTTGGACAAGCAAATTGGTTTGCGTGGTAGGCATCCGTAATTGTTCACACATTATTCTATTTTAGTGATAAGATTTTTGAGATGAATGCCTTGAAGGAGTTCTACTGGACTGTTATACTAATTCACAATCACCTATAAATAGAATCGTCCTTAAGCATCATAGTGTCTCTGTCACTGTAAGACAGAAAgtagagacaaaaaaaaataagatcaacACTAAAAGTGTCGTATGTTACCATAGGGATGAGgacaaattttttttgcagtgtccgtcttgtagatttttggATAATAAtggaacttattttttaatttgtctcgcaaacataaattgaccaaattacagtgaatgaaacttacgcgtgacgtcacgattgagtataaattttactctatcgttacgtcacaagccccctctcctaaactttaaagcagttaatctttgtcaattctagtttttctgaaaaaggaaaaaattgtgtctcatacttttcaattatctaactgagggactaatgagattttttctttttataccctgTTATCATCCCTATTAGTAGTCGTTGCTAGTTATATATACATTGATTCGAATAGTTTTGAGCAAGTTCTGACGAATTGTTACTAAGGTACCCAAAGCGTAAAACAGAACTTTATGACTACGGTGACTGTCTGTTAGTCTAGCTACTAAAACGTGTCGCTGTATCTCAGAAAGCGTGATAGCAAGGCACTTAAAATTCCGACAGATGCTACTGAAATAATGTCGATGATCGATATCGAAGTCAGGCAATGGCTTTTACAGATGTGAATTAGATGGATGACCATATTTTGAGCATTTTCATTTCGTTAGCTAATTTGTACGAAACCGTCAGTCCGATTTCCAAGTTTTCTTGAGTGATAAGCGTAAATAATTGTCTACGAGAACTAACATATTCTCGaaatctattataattaataatttatagtgtTATTATCCTCTTTTCCTTCTGAAAcaattgaaatcaaaatcacCACCTTTACTTTCGCACTTCAAATAGCGAAAAAAAACAACCCTTGTTACAGTAAACAATACCTACCTCAAACCATCAAAttgtgaggttttctctgaacATTGAAAGGGTATGATTACGTTAGTTaccgttgccatggcaacccgGTAACTTCCTGTGCTACCTCGAGTTAGCAATTTGATTGAGGTTGATTGaaccattattatacaaattgaGTCGCTGCTTGGCCCACAAAACTGGCTTTGAAATTCTGTGGATGTGATTTTAAGAAGTAATAATGTTAGAATTCAATGTTATCAGGGACTTTGACTATTTGTAAAtcatttgaaagtaaaaatacacGGTACTTAAGAAACATAATATCATTTAATGTGACAtaatatattccacaactttcacacaaatcCGAACAACTctatctcaaactaagcatagcttgtattatgagaactaaacaactgataaatatacttatacacCCTGATTTTTTAGTCTAGACTAGAAcacgtttatgataaaaaaataaggtatttatgagatttgaataggcgtttttatcatttttaacaagatatttcagatttctcaaaTTTCATTTCTTTCGTACCTATTAAATGTTAGttgaaggtaaaaaaaatataatcgcgCCTaagggtattttatgtcggatacgtGAACTGGGCTACTTATGACGACTTAAAAATCAACGTGTATAATActaaatacatgcataatatagacAAACTACATGtagacagaacaaatgatcgtgatCGTATGGTTGGTCCGAGAATGGGTAATTTGAGAATTTACCAAGAAACCTTCTTGCCTCTAAAAACACGTGTAACAGTTGTTTGACCTTGACTGTTACACGTAAAGGACTTTTGTTAAGTCGTTAATTATCCTGAAAAATGTATTAtggggtcagataggcagtcttTTTGCAAAAAGCAGTAGAAAACTGTTATAAGTCAATCTCAACTCGTTTTCTTCCTCCCTGCGAAAAGTCCTTGTGTCTAGAAATATTATGATCcaggcttaaaaaataaataaccgtAAAAAACCATCTATCGGgcatttatatgtatgtttgtatactTGTGACACAGAAACCAATTAGAAATTTCTATCGCCAAAATAATTGTGCGTAAAACCTTAACATATGCGATCCGCGATCGGATTTTACGATTATGACGGGATCGTGAGCAATCGATTTCTCGTCGCTTTTACATCATAACTCGATACGAGGCGCTCATATTAATCGAGAGATTTCATCGATTTCGTATCGATACTAAATGTTTAACGTGATTGTGTTTTGAATTCTATGGTGGTTTGAAATAGGATTGATTTGGTAGTTATTTTGTGGATGAAGAGTTAAATTAATACCATGTACATAAAGCTTAAAAGCTTATGAAACTGATGTAGTTTTGCATATAttgattttatgtaatttctgaCGGGGCCAGCCAAAGTAACTCAATTTCAAATCGCATCAGAATAGgaatatgatataaaatatggttttataagtctttatttagttttacatgtCCCGCTGTATATCTGTCTGTAATTATAttgcaagttgaatttgatccacttcccggtttccgattgagctaaaattttgataatatatgtatatagcctgacaatgcaatattatgacatgACTTATATTATAGCTGATCTtatgctggagctggaaggtaGCTATCGGAGCTCCGCTAATAACCTCATTGAGCTTATATTCGTTTGATTATTATTCCGATTTGACTTACCTTGGCATTTGGAGGAAATGTTACTTGTCTACGGGCTCTTACCTACTCGTAAAAATAGCCTTCCTTTAcccaaaattgttttaaaaatagttttagtcgATTCAGAGAAATTCTGTAACGTGCTTCCTCACTTGAGGGCTGGTGACTTGAACGATGTCATAAGcaccttacaaaaataataaaaataaataccaaaaataatgaaatcccGATGCCATCGTAAAAGTAATTTGGTATCAATTTCAAGCCTTTAAAAATCTCGTTAAAACCAATTTGCTTTAATTTTGTGAGAATAGTTTTACAGGAAACGACGTCAGATGCAATCTGCTACATTGCTATATTTTAAAACCTGGCAACTGGCAATCTGCCAGATTGGGGCTTTAATAAAAGTTGCCATGTACCGTCGGGGGAATAAATATGccagattgtttttttttctacatttttttgagAGGACGTGTCAACTCTTGCTTTTTTCTTGCCAAGTTTCTGGCGGAATGTGGTTCTATTTAAAAGAGATgcataaatgtttgtattttttaggtGAATAAATATCACAGACAATCGCCGTtgtcataaaaaagtaatatcaaTAACTGTATACTATCATTAACATTAACTAAATGAATAAACATTAGACTTTATGTATACCTACTGAAAATGAAGCTTCTTAGAATGTATCATAAACCTGTCTGGTTAGCCCAACTATATCTAATTTAGTCCACAGTCGGGCAACAAGGTCTCATACCACAAAACCCATAAAGTTAAacagttaaaaattatattccgCTGGTTTTGtgtgaaagtgtaacaaacaaactcacaaacacatttatttacattagattagatattatagatttttattgaaacatcaCAGGAACAAcggttcaatttaatatttttttcaaattctttttatcaataaattccTTTATTACGTAACTCAATTTTAACCCaattatgttttgaataaataattcgtaactttttttaaaattcagtaAAAATTTTCTCCgtaatttttatgaaaatatttctttacttaattgagttaaaatacctaaaaggacataaaaaaatattaggtaaaGAAATTGGTTCTGACgtgaaatttagaaaaaaacgtACAATTCTTTTGTCGATATCATTAATGACAGAAAGGAATTAATAAGCTTTAAATAATACTGTAAACAattcctttttataatattctgaattATCAACTATCAAAAATTTAacgtactagctgttgcccgcgactccgtctgcgtggactcagtttacagcgttcggtggtgcccgtttccatggaaatacatccccttaggctttttccatgtcaatggctatatgcatgccaaatttcaataTCGCaacgagtcgcgggttcgaccctcaagtacaagcatttgtgtgatccacaagcGCTTATTTGCTAGGCTAGCTTTCTTtgccacaaacattcaagtcatctacttgaatgtttgtggaacctcagcaaaaatatttactctcatcatcggcctagccttttcccaactgtgttggggtcggcttcccgtctaaccggatttagctaagtaccaatgaTTTACAAGGAGCcatgcctatctgacctcctcaacccagttacctgggcaacacaataccccttggttagactggtggTGAGActtagcttctgactacctttaaCGACTgccaaaaatgtataaataacagccgggacccacaattcaacgtgccttccgaaacacggaggagctcgctatgacaaagatggtcacccatctgcgGACTAACcacgtagcttaacctgtgatcgattcacttacgcagttatagcttagccacgagctcctcttgaGAAAGATTTCCTCTCTAATTTTCCACATTTTGTCAACAGCCTCGATCGAGTCGCTCCACGCGCCGACAGGGGGCGGTGTGGAGCtaccgtgtgacgtcacaccagCTCTCCCGGATGACCGCATGGGGCTCGTTATATGGTACAAGCAGGGGCACGAGTCGCCGATATATACGTGagtatgattatattttatagtattagttttttttataataactatcgtgagactgattcattattaaatgatgtaacggtttactcacgcgtatttatcggggtagcccgacttcgacttcgagttcgactcgcgatcccgccgcgtctgctcatgattaaggactccggttgagtccgaaactagtcgggctaccccgataaatacgcgtgagtaaaccgttacatcatttaatagtattagttttgtttatttgttcttaattaaaagtgtttgtctttgtttttaataaaaaagtaatggaTTTTTTTGCCGATATCTTTCTATAAAGAATGTCACTATAGGACCGCGTAACTGGAGTCACTGAAAAAGTCCTACTTAATCTTGACGTCATTCGGACCATTCTAACGATCATATAGATGTTTTATCAGATCTTTAAATATCATTTGTTTAGGAATACTAGATCGAGTTAACAAGTTCGCTGCCACCCCCGCACCGGTGCGGGGAGGGGTGTCCATGCGAGAGGCCGACCACGCACCGGTGCGGTCTCGCGCCGTAGTAGATTCATACACTCAGTTTGGCGCCGGCACTGGGCCAAGAACGTTGTGTTTGAAGCGGCACTGCgcttgaaattttaaattttcgtaaCGTGTTTTTGGTTTTTTCGTATGTTTGACGGTTGAGTGTTTATgcagaaataaatatcaagtaAAATGGATTGCGAAGAAGGCCCTTCTAGGCCTAAAAGGCAgcgaaaacaattgttttctattatgCACGACAGTGATATAGAAGAGGTAttgttttctgataattctgaagACGATTATCAGCCTGGTGACGAGGAGTCAGCATCAGAGAGTGAAGGTGAGGAGCACCCCTTAGATATCGAATTACGCTCTCCAGCACGTCAATTAGTGTCACCTACAGCTCAGGATCAAGACCTGCAGCCAAACTCACCATCTGTATCAGACACTCAAGGTCAAGCCCAGCTGAACCAACCCTCTGCAGTAGGCTCAACCGCTGAATGGACTACAACTGGCGAGATGagagaaatttattttacaaaatcaaacgAATTTTATGGTGAAATTGCAGGAGCAAATcctattgattattttatttttttttttactgaagatTTTTTGACGATGATTTGTACTGAGACAAATGCACAGGCACAGAGGTTGATAAGTAGACATAATCAGGAAGTTTCAAGCAGACGAAGTAGAGATTTTGCCAGGATTTCTGGATGGAAACAGGTCACTGTCTGCGAGCTGAAAATTTTCCTTGGTTTGCTGTTCCACATGGGAACTATCCCTCTCAGTCGTTTACAGGATTACTGGAAAAAAGATAGGCTGTTTTCAATTCCAATTTTTGGGAAACAAATGAGCAGAAACAGATTTCTCCTCATACTGAGATGTTTGCATTTTACCTCAGAGGAAGAAAGTGAGGATCCAATGTTCAAGGTTAGAAGTGTCATTGATTACTTCAACAACAAAATGACTGAATGTTATTATCCTGCAGCACAATTATCTCTGGATGAAAGTATGGTGCTATGGAGAGGGCGACTGAGTTTTCGGCAGTTCATCAAAAATAAACGCCACAAATACGGCATAAAGTTATATATGCTAACTGAACCAGATGGATTGGTATTGAAGTTCCGTGTTTATGCAGGTGGAAAAGATACAGACGTATCTGGGAAGGGTCACGCTGAGAAAGTTGTCATGGAGCTGCTTCAGGGAAAACTAAATAATGGCCACGAATTGTACATGGACAacttttataatagttttggTTTGGCGAAGAAGCTGCTTGATCACAACACCTATTGTACGGGCACTCTACGTAAAGACTTGAAAGAAAATCCTCAGGAAatcaggaaaaaaaatattaagaaaggAGAAAATATCTCAATGTTTCGTGAAGGAGTGCATGTTGGCGTGTGGAAAGATAAACGCGTTGTGACGTATATTACTACCCAGTATAAAGACAGAATGGTTCCAGTCCAAAATAAACGTGGCCAAGTTACTCAAAAGCCAGAAGCTATCTCGAAATATAACGATTACATGTCAGGAGTAGACATGCAAGATCAGCTTCTAGCGTACTATCCTTGCGAAAGAAAAACTTTACGCTGGTATCTAAAATTAGCCATCCACACATTCCAATTACTTTTCTTGAATTCAATGAAGATGTACAATAAATATTCAGGGCAACGTAAAATGTCTCTCTATGATTATCGCATGAATGTCATAAATGCTCTGCTGCCCGAAAATGTACCAGGAAATAGACCTTCAAATACCCaaactcataaaataaagaaagccACTGAAACTACTTCAAATGGGCGTCTCAAACGAAAGACATGCCGTCAGTGCACCAAGAATAAAAAGCGTACTGACTCTCCTTGGTATTGTGACACCTGTCCTGACAAACCTGGACTTTGTGTggaatgttttgaaaattaCCACTCAGAACTTCCTCTGTAAATGTGATAATTCAtggttttataacttttttaaatatgacattGTTGATTGATAATTTCTGCGTTTTTCtctgattgtttttgttttataagatattttattcacattGATGCCAAAGTGTAATGCCATTTCTAAGTAAAGttcaattagaaaatatttatttgttttacttttctctaaattaatgttgattttgcagtttatttcattacaaaaatgcAAGAAGTATCTAATATAaaccacatttaaataaataaaagcgtaTTATTCCTAATTAACcataaaaacgtaataaattcATAACCCGCACCCGTGCGTTCTTTGGCACTGAGAATGAAAATTTCATTCCCAGTGCCTAGCACGCACCGGTGCGGTGTAGTTGCCCTCCTcatttaaaatactgtaaaatatcataatatagataattaagtataattacAATCTTATATAATCACTTTTAAAGTcgatcaaacaaaaaatatatttggccTCCCGGTGACCTTCAATTTTTGCAAGTGGCAGTCAACCTGTTAACCCTTAGTTCTATATCCAGCCGTACATTATCAAATTTTATCCTTCATTTACATATTAACAATCTAATACACAgctcaaaataaaaagtaaataattcaCGTGCTTTTGAAGATATCCCCAAATACAccaactgtttttaatttttgtttgggaaaataatatgatgagtatgtacctactttatgaaacaatcatattataaattaaactttacaaacTGAATCAATCTATTTTCTTTCAATAGTATCTTAAACCTTtataaaccaaatatttataaactaaacatCTCAAACAAATTCTCATTAATAATAGCCTCATCATAACCAAAATAATGACTAATCAAAAATTCCGAGACAAGAGCCCTCGACTCAAAGATAACACTCGACTCAATTCAAATCGATCGATTTGAGATCGTATACAATTATACGTTAGATGCGGTCTGATTGAGAGGTCGTGTTACTTGATACCTGCTACCCAGATACCTTAAGTCGATGTATCGTAATCAATCGATTTGGGGAGGATTAGTGTAGAGTTACCGTTTTAAGGAAAATGGGTACTGTTGGATTAGAGCTTTAGTGGTGTTAcggttggtacggtcataacCTTGATGGGTGATCAAGCTTTGTTTGAAATTCCTATTTTTCAACCACGCCCTGAAACTCTCAGTATCGAAAATTTAACCCGCACTTTACCGCTTTCTATTTTACAgcaaagattttataaaactatataaacaaagtaaattttTTATTTCCGTCTAAGAGCTAGATTTTTTAGAATAATTctgaaaataagtttaatta
Proteins encoded in this window:
- the LOC113507598 gene encoding piggyBac transposable element-derived protein 4-like, yielding MDCEEGPSRPKRQRKQLFSIMHDSDIEEVLFSDNSEDDYQPGDEESASESEGEEHPLDIELRSPARQLVSPTAQDQDLQPNSPSVSDTQGQAQLNQPSAVGSTAEWTTTGEMREIYFTKSNEFYGEIAGANPIDYFIFFFTEDFLTMICTETNAQAQRLISRHNQEVSSRRSRDFARISGWKQVTVCELKIFLGLLFHMGTIPLSRLQDYWKKDRLFSIPIFGKQMSRNRFLLILRCLHFTSEEESEDPMFKVRSVIDYFNNKMTECYYPAAQLSLDESMVLWRGRLSFRQFIKNKRHKYGIKLYMLTEPDGLVLKFRVYAGGKDTDVSGKGHAEKVVMELLQGKLNNGHELYMDNFYNSFGLAKKLLDHNTYCTGTLRKDLKENPQEIRKKNIKKGENISMFREGVHVGVWKDKRVVTYITTQYKDRMVPVQNKRGQVTQKPEAISKYNDYMSGVDMQDQLLAYYPCERKTLRWYLKLAIHTFQLLFLNSMKMYNKYSGQRKMSLYDYRMNVINALLPENVPGNRPSNTQTHKIKKATETTSNGRLKRKTCRQCTKNKKRTDSPWYCDTCPDKPGLCVECFENYHSELPL